One Prosthecochloris marina DNA window includes the following coding sequences:
- a CDS encoding SRPBCC family protein, producing the protein MQEHNRLLSGDILIDLSYHQDDIVGVSGRIFIKAPPEKVWKALTDYDNLSNTLPKVVASRTIEKKNGAIILEQTGKTGILIFEKTVNFRLKIYEEYLHRVSFEQVSGDFHVYQGEWLLETHREYEGTILHYRAKIKPLFFAPPILVSFVQRQDLPGILSAHKKRAETNAFCH; encoded by the coding sequence ATGCAAGAACATAACCGACTGCTTAGCGGTGATATCCTTATCGACCTGTCCTATCACCAAGATGATATCGTAGGAGTATCCGGCAGGATATTTATCAAGGCCCCGCCTGAAAAAGTCTGGAAAGCCCTGACAGATTACGACAATCTCAGCAACACCCTCCCGAAAGTTGTCGCAAGTCGAACGATCGAAAAAAAAAACGGAGCGATCATCCTTGAACAGACAGGCAAAACCGGCATCCTGATCTTTGAAAAAACAGTCAACTTCCGACTGAAGATATACGAAGAATATCTTCATCGGGTATCGTTTGAGCAGGTCAGCGGAGACTTCCACGTGTATCAGGGAGAATGGCTTCTGGAAACACATCGTGAATATGAAGGTACCATTCTACACTATAGAGCAAAAATCAAACCGCTGTTTTTCGCACCACCCATACTGGTAAGCTTTGTTCAGCGGCAGGACCTCCCCGGAATTCTTTCAGCTCATAAAAAACGTGCCGAAACCAACGCATTTTGCCACTGA